GGCAGTCAGGGGGGTGTGATTCCGGGGGGTGTGATTCCGGAGGCCGCCACCGGGGGGCGCTCAGGGCGCCAGGCCGTAGGTCAGGCAGTCAGGGGGGTGTGATTCCGGGGGGTGTGATTCCGGAGGCCGCCACCGGGGGGCGCTCAGGGCGCCAGGCCGTAGGTCAGGCAGCCAGGGGGTGTGATTCAGGGGGGTGTAATTCCGGAGGCCGCCACCGGGGGGCGCTCAGGGCGCCAGGCCGTAGGTCAGGCAGCCAGGGGGTGTGATTCAGCGGGGTGTAATTCCGGAGGCCACCACCGGGGGGCGCTCAGGGCGCCAGGCCGTAGGTCAGGCAGTCAGGGGGTGTGATACAGGGGTGTGTGATTCAGGGGGGTGTATTTCCGGAGGCCGCCACCGGGGGGCGCTCATGGCGCCAGGCCGTAGGTCAGGCAGTCCGGGGGGTGTGATACAGGGGGGTGTATTTCCGGAGGCCGCCACCGGGGGGCGCTCAGGGCGCCAGGCCGTAGGTCAGGCAACCAGGGGGTGTGATTCCAGGGGGTGTGATTCCGGAGGCCGCCACCGGGGGGCGCTCAGGGCGCCAGGCCGTAGGTCAGGCAGTCAGGGGGGTGTGATTCCGGAGGCCGCCACCGGGGGGCGCTCAGGGCGCCAGGCCGTAGGTCAGGCAGTAcatcagcaggggctgggccgCAGCCATGGCGGCCGTGAGGTACATCCGCAGCTGGCTCCGCCCCCCCCGTGGCGCCGCCCCCTCGGCCGCCGCCTCCGGCAGCAGCTTCAGCCGCAGGCTCCGCAGCTGcgccggggggggagggggagggggaagggggagggggaggggggaggtgaagccccctccccgcccccccaagTCCCCTCTCACTCCTCCAGACCTACCCCGACACCCCTGGCCCCCCCTCacaccccctgacacccccagactcaccctgacccccccctgacacccccagactcACCCTGATCCCCCTGACCCCCCCTGAGACCCCCAGACCCACCCTGACCCCCCTGACCCCCCCCTGAGACCCCCAGACCCACCTTGACtgccctgacacccccagacccacCCCAACTCCCCTGGCCCCCCTCacaccccctgacaccccccGACTCACCCTGACCCCCCTGACccccccctgacacccccagacccacCCTGACCCCCATGATGCCCCCAGACCCACCCTGACCCCCCTGGCCCCCCTCacaccccctgacacccccagacccacCCTGATCCCCCTGACCCTTGTCCCTCCcatcacccccccagccccctgagcccctcccagtgccccaccCGGCCCCCTGAgacccctcccagtgccccaccCGGCCCTCTGAGCCCGTTCCAGTGCCCCGCCCGGCCCTCTGAGCCCCTCCCAGCGCCCTGCCCGGCCCCCTgagcccctcccagtgccccaccCAGCCCCCTGAGACCCTCCCaatgccccccctgccccctgagcccctcccagcaccccGCCTGGCCCCCtgatcacctcccagcaccctccccagccccctgagcccctCCCAGcgccccaccccagccctctgagcccctcccagtgcccccccagcccaaGGCCCCTCCCAGCACcgcccccagccctctgagcccctcccagcaccccaccccagccctgagcccctccCAGCGCCCCAACCCAGCCCTCACAGCCCCTCCCAGCGCCCCACCCAGCCCTCTGagcccctcccagcaccccaccccagccctctgagcccctcccagtgccccccccagcccaaggcccctcccagcaccccaccccagccctgagcccctccCAGcgccccaccccagccctcacAGCCCCTCCCAGCGCCCCACCCAGCCCTCTGAGCCCCTCCCAGcgcccaccccagccctctgagcccCTCCCAGCGCCCCGCCGGGCCCCCTGAGCCCCTCCCAGCGCCCCGCCCGGCCCCCTGagcccctcccagcaccccaccccagccctgagcccctccCAGcgccccaccccagccctcacAGCCCCTCCCAGCGCCCCACCCAGCCCTCTGAGCCCCTCCCAGcgcccaccccagccctctgagcccCTCCCAGCGCCCCGCCGGGCCCCCTGAGCCCCTCCCAGCGCCCCGCCGGGCCCCCTGAGCCCCTCCCAGCGCCCCGCCCGGCCCCCTGagcccctcccagcaccccaccccagccctcacagcccctcccagcaccctccccagccccctgaggccctcccagcccctcccagcaccacccccagccccctgagccccGCCCCCTCACCATGAAGACGAAGAGGCTGAGACAgcaccagctcagcaccacgTGGTAGCCGCTGCggcccaggagcagcccagccaggagcccCAGGATCATCCtgccggggggggtgggggggtcagAGAGGGCGTTGGGAGCGtctcagggggctgggaggggcactgggagggtctcagggggctgagggggagctgggaggggcactgggagggtctCAGGGATCTGggaggggcactgggagggtctcagggggctgggagggagctgggagggtcggggaggggcactgggagggtctCAGGGATCTGggaggggcactgggagggtctcgggggagggggcggggcaCAACAGGCCtacagcccccctcccccaccccctaagacccctccccacccccttggGGACCCTcacccacctcctcccccaccccttccccaccccctagGACCCCTCCCCACTCCTGGGCCCCTCACCCCACACATTAGAAACCAGCCAAGCACAGCAGGCCTGCaactcccctcccccaccccgtgggacccctccccaccccctaggccccctctccaccccctccccaccccctgggacccctcccccaccccctccccaccacctccccaccccctgggacccctcccccaccccctccccaccacctccccaccccctagGACCCCTCCCCACTCCTGGGCCCCTCCCCCCACACATTAGTAGCCAGCCAAGCACAGCAGGCCTGCAGcgcccctcccccaccccctagggcccctccccaccccctgggacccctccccacccccttggGGACCCTCACCCCACATATTTATAGCCAGCCAGGGCCAGATGATctgcagcccccctcccccaccccctagGGCCACTCtccaccccttccccaccccctgggacccctcccccaccccctagggcccctccccaccccctccccaccccctgggacccctcccccaccccctaggttccttctccaccccctccccactccctaGGACCCCTCCCCACTCCTGGGCCCCTCCCCTCACACATTAGAAACCggccaagcacagcagccctgcagcccccctcccccaccccctagggccccttccccaccccctgggacccctccccaccccctggggGACCCTCACCCCACGTATTTGTAGccagccagggccagcaggtctgcagcccccctcccccaccccctggggCCCCTCTCTACCTCCTAggacccctcccccaccccttaggttccctctccaccccctccccaccccctgggacccctcccccaccccctaggttccctctccaccccctccccaccccctagGACCCCTCCCCCACTCTCTAGGACCCCTCCCCACTCCTGGGCCCCTCCCCCCACACATTAGTAGCTGACCAAGCACAGCaggcctgcagcccccctcccccaccccctaggacccctccccacccctcccccaccccctgggacccctcccccaccccttccccaccccctagGACCCCTCCCCACTCCTGGGCCCCTCCCCTCACACATTAGTAGCCAACCAAGCACAGCaggcctgcagcccccctcccccaccccctaggacccctctccaccccctccccaccccctggggcccctctccaccccctccccaccccctagggctcctctccaccccctccccaccccctagGACCCCTCCCCACTCCTGGGCCCCTCCCCCCACACATTAGAAACCGGCCAAGCACAGCAGGTctgcagcccccctcccccaccccctggggcccctctccaccccctccccacccccaccccaccccctgggacccctccccaccccctaggctccctctccaccccctccccactccctaGGACCCCTCCCCACTCCTGGGCCCCTCCCCTCACACATTAGTAGCCGACCAAGCACAGcaggcctgcagctcccctcccccaccccctagggtccctccccaccccctgggacccctccccacccccttggGGACCCTCACCCCACGTATTTGTAGccagccagggccagcaggtcgagggtgCCCAGCTCAGTGCCGATGGCCAGCAGgtagagagccagcagcagggccaggacctccagcagcagccaggccagggccgagctggcctgcagccccaggctgtctggggagaacctgggggggggggagggaggaggaaggggcagcagaaggtgggggaggggctgctgcaggagagccccacccccagggagctgggaggagaagtcactgacCTGTCCTGGGTGCCCAAGGCCAGGCCGGCCACCAGGATGTAGGTGAGGAAggccatggctgggggggggagggggacacagGCAGGTCAGGGGGAGGGGcggtgggaggggctgggaggggctgggaggggcactgggagggtctCGGGGAggcaccggggggggggggggagatgggaggggctcagggggtgggggaggggcctgaggggcagggaggggcacggggagggggctcagggggtgggggaggggcactggggggggctcaggggtctggggaggctgagggggggtctcaggggtctggggggctcaggggggggtctcaggggtctggggggcactgggggggctcaggggtcgggggggctgagggggggtctcaggggtctaggggggctcaggggggggctcaggggtctggggggggctcagggaggcactgggggcgctcagggctcggggggggcactggggggtctcaggggtctggggggactgggggGTCTGAGGGGGGGTCTCAGGGGtctggggggctcagggggggtctcaggggtctggggggctcagggggggtctcaggggtctgggggggctcgggggggtCTTAGGAGGGTCTCAGGGGtcaggggggcactggggggtcTCAGGGGTCAGGAGGGCTCGGGGAGGGTCTCAAAGGGGtctggggggctcagggggggtctcagggggggtctcaggggtctgggggggaCTGGAGGGTCCCAGGGGGGGTCTCAGGGGTCTGGGGGGCCCAGGGGGGGTCTCAGGGCtcagggaggctcagggggggtctcaggggtcagggggggctcagggggggtctcaggggtcagggggggctcagggggggtctcaggggtctgggggggctcggggggggtctcaggggtCAGGGGTCAgggggggctcgggggggggtctcagggggGTCTCTCACCGGGGATGTAGAGGTCAGGAGCGTTGACGTCGAAGCGAGGCGCGACCGGAGAGTCCTGCTGGTAACGAACCTGCCAGtcctgggggggcacaggggggtgAGAGACCCCCccaagggggcagcagggacccctctgccccaggcccAGAGCCTCTGACCCAGGCCCCCACTCTGCCCccaccctgacccccaccctgcccctgccccaaccccacccctgccctgcctgtgccctgcccctgccctacccctgccctgcccctgcccctgcccccacccctaccctgcccctgccctgtccctgccctgccctaccccTGCCCTatccccaccctgctcctgcccttgccCCAGTCCTGACCCTGCCTcaccctgcccctgtcccacccctaccccaccccacccctaccccgcccctgccctgccctggccctgccccacccctgccctgcccctgccctgctcctgaccCTGCCCTGTCCACACCCTTCTCCTGCCATTGCCCCAGTCCTGACCCTGCCCCAACCCTgaccctgcccccacccctgccccgcccctgccccaaccctgcccctgccctgtccccgcCCTTCTCCTGCCATTGCCTCTGCCCTGACCCTGcctcaccctgcccctgccccaaccCCGCCCATGCCCCCACCCCAACtcgcccctgccctgcccctaccctgcccctgccccacccctgccctgtccccgccctgctcctgcccttgccTCAGTCCTGACCCTGCCTCACcccgcccctgccctgccttgcccccACCCCTACCCTGCGTCTGCCCTGTCCCCACCCTgaccctgccctgtccccacccTACTCCTGCCATTGCCCCAGTCCTAACCCCGCCTCACCCTGCTCCgccccaaccctgcccctgcccccacccctgccccgcccctgccctgcccctgcccccacccctaccccacccctgcccctgccgtGCTGCTGACCCcgcccctgccctgtccccgcCCTTCTCCTGCCATTGCCCCAGTCCTACCCCTGCCTCACCCCtaccccacccctgccccaccgCTGCCCTGTCcccgccctgctcctgccattgccccagtcctgcccctgcctcaccCCGCCCCTGCCCCAACCCCGCCCAtgcccccaccccaacccaaacctgcccctgcccccacccctaccccacccctgcccctgccgtGCTCCTGACCCcgcccctgccctgtccccgcCCTGCACCTGCCATTACCCcagtcctgcccctgccccaacccagcccctACCCCACCCCTACCCCACCCctaccctgcccctgccccgtcCCCGCCCTTCTCCTGCCATTACCCCAGTCCTACCCCTGCCtcaccccacccctgccccaacCCTGCCCAtgcccccaccccaaccctgcCCCACCCCtaccccacccctgccccacccctgccctgtccccacccTACTCCCGCCATTACCGcagtcctgcccctgcccctaccccacccctgccccaccccaTCCCCGCCCTTCTCCTGCCATTACCCCAGTCCTACCCCTGCCTCACCCcgcccctgccccacccctgccccgccCCCCCCGACCTGGTGCAGGAAGGGgaacaccagcagccccagcttcctGCCCACGTAGGCGGTGTCCACGGCGAAGTAGTACTTGAGCCTCCCCACGGGGATGAAGCGATCCAGCTGCGGGGCGGGGCCCGGGGCCGTGAGGGGAGGGGCCGAGGGGAGCGGGGCCGCGGCTGCCCCcgcccccctctgcccccctccccccgccggcACTCACGTTGCGATCCACCACCTCGCGGCCCtggctggccaggctgctgccgtACGCCGCGGCCAGGCTGGACACCGGCTGGCTGAGGAAGGCGGCGGGGGGAGGgtagaggagggaggaggaggaggaggaggaggcagagggggcgggggcgggggggggaggagccCCGTAGCCCCGGTGGGCGCCGCCCCCCGCGCTGGTGTCGTcgaagagggggtgggggtcggCCATGCGAGGAGCCGCCGGGAGCCGGCgcttgggggctgcaggggggacaggagagagggggtgagggggagggggagggggcagcgggGCCCCGCAGCTGGGGCGGGgcacggggtgggggtgggtcgggactgggcagggtgggagccaggggcggggccggggcgggggcaggggtgggttgGGACTGGGCAGGGTGTCAGCCAGAGGTGGGGccggggtgggggcaggggcagggctggggcggtGCCGGGGGTGGGTCAGGACTGGGCAGGGTGGGAGCCAGGGgtggggccggggcgggggcaggggtggggccGGGGCGGTGCCGGGGGTGGGTTGGGACTGGGCAGGGTGGGAGccaggggtggggcaggggcaggggcagaggcggggctggggcggggccgggggtggGTTGGGACTGGGCAGGGTGGGAGCCAGGGGTGGGgccagggtgggggcagaggCGGGGCTGGGGCGGTGCCAGGGGTGGGTTGGGACTGGGCAGGGTGGGAGCCAGGGGCGGGTCCGGGgcgggggcaggggtggggctggggcggTGCCGGGGGTGGGTTGGGACTGGGCAGGGTGGGAGccaggggtggggctggggcgggggcaggggtggggctggggcggTGCCGGGGGTGGGTTGGGACTGGGCAGGGTGGGAGCCAGGGGTAGaaccaggggcaggggtggggccaggggcaggggcggggCTGGGGGTAGGTCAGGACTTGGCTGGGTatgagccaggggcaggggcggggccggggcagaACCAGTGGcaggggcggggccgggggcggggccgAGGTGGGGCCGGGACTGGGCAGGGtgggagccaggagcaggggcagggccaggggcagggccgggggcaggATCGGGGtcggggccgggggcagggtCGGCgctggggctgtggctgggccgggggcagggcctggggcacagcctggggcaggatcggggccgggggcagggtcggggccggggcagggccgggggcaggATCGGGGCCGGGGTCGGGGGCAGGATCGGCgctggggctgtggctgggccGGGGGCACGGCCTGGGGCAGGATCGGGGCCGGGGCAGGGtcggggccggggcagggccgggggcaggATCGGGGCCGGGGTCGGGGGCAGGATCGGCgctggggctgtggctgggccGGGGGCACGGCCTGGGGCAGGATCGGGGCCGGGGCAGGGTCGGCgctggggctgtggctgggcctggggcagg
The genomic region above belongs to Dryobates pubescens isolate bDryPub1 unplaced genomic scaffold, bDryPub1.pri scaffold_74_arrow_ctg1, whole genome shotgun sequence and contains:
- the YIF1B gene encoding protein YIF1B, whose protein sequence is DVAAALLPRRRLTSGHVAAALHPANHFRRRQPISARPRAGSGSGGGGRDAAGRSSAAPPAAPKRRLPAAPRMADPHPLFDDTSAGGGAHRGYGAPPPPAPAPSASSSSSSSLLYPPPAAFLSQPVSSLAAAYGSSLASQGREVVDRNLDRFIPVGRLKYYFAVDTAYVGRKLGLLVFPFLHQDWQVRYQQDSPVAPRFDVNAPDLYIPAMAFLTYILVAGLALGTQDRFSPDSLGLQASSALAWLLLEVLALLLALYLLAIGTELGTLDLLALAGYKYVGMILGLLAGLLLGRSGYHVVLSWCCLSLFVFMLRSLRLKLLPEAAAEGAAPRGGRSQLRMYLTAAMAAAQPLLMYCLTYGLAP